One part of the Aestuariirhabdus litorea genome encodes these proteins:
- a CDS encoding FKBP-type peptidyl-prolyl cis-trans isomerase, with translation MSLMIGDNLVVSMHYTLTDDEGTVIDSSAGGEPMSYLHGSGTIIPGLEKELVGKVTGAKVKVTVEPEEAYGEVEPELIQTVERGLFQGVDTIEAGMTFQAQGPDGSVQRITVKAVEGDEVTIDGNHPLAGVVLHFDVEIVGVREATPEEIDHGHVH, from the coding sequence ATGTCTTTAATGATTGGGGATAACCTGGTGGTCAGCATGCATTACACACTGACCGACGACGAAGGAACGGTGATCGACAGCTCCGCTGGCGGCGAGCCGATGAGCTACCTGCACGGCTCCGGCACCATCATTCCAGGGCTCGAGAAGGAGCTGGTGGGCAAGGTGACCGGTGCCAAGGTAAAGGTCACCGTTGAGCCCGAAGAGGCCTATGGCGAAGTCGAGCCGGAGTTGATCCAGACCGTCGAGCGCGGCCTGTTCCAGGGCGTTGACACCATCGAGGCGGGGATGACCTTCCAGGCCCAGGGCCCCGATGGTTCCGTCCAGCGCATCACCGTCAAGGCGGTTGAGGGTGACGAGGTCACTATCGACGGCAACCACCCCCTGGCGGGTGTGGTTCTGCACTTTGATGTCGAGATTGTGGGTGTGCGCGAAGCCACCCCGGAAGAGATCGACCACGGTCACGTCCACTGA
- a CDS encoding ammonium transporter, whose translation MDTFYFLVCGALVMWMAAGFAMLEAGLVRSKNTTEILTKNIALYAIACIMYMVCGYAIMYDNSLLLSGIESVDVDAVMGDFASREDGFEGGSIYAGASDFFFQVVFVATAMSIVSGAVAERMKLWSFLLFAVVMTGFIYPMEGAWTWGGQSVFGMYTLSDLGFSDFAGSGIVHMAGAAAALAGVLLLGARKGKYGPNGQVNAIPGANLPLATLGTFILWMGWFGFNGGSVLKLGDVSNAASVAMVFLNTNAAAAGGVVAALVAARLLFGKADLTMALNGALAGLVAITAEPSTPTAFQATLIGAIGGVLVVFSILTLDKLKIDDPVGAISVHGVVGLFGLLVVPATNSGSSFSGQLIGALTIFVWVFVTSLIVWTILKAVAGIRVTEEEEYEGVDRSECGMEAYPEFTNTSK comes from the coding sequence ATGGATACGTTTTACTTCCTGGTGTGTGGCGCCCTGGTCATGTGGATGGCCGCCGGCTTTGCCATGCTGGAAGCGGGCCTGGTACGGTCCAAGAACACCACCGAAATTCTAACCAAGAACATCGCCCTGTACGCGATCGCCTGCATCATGTACATGGTGTGCGGCTACGCCATCATGTACGACAATTCGCTGCTGCTGTCCGGCATCGAGAGCGTTGACGTTGATGCGGTGATGGGCGACTTCGCCAGCCGTGAAGACGGCTTCGAGGGCGGCTCCATCTACGCCGGTGCCTCCGACTTCTTCTTCCAGGTAGTGTTTGTGGCCACCGCCATGTCCATCGTCTCCGGTGCCGTGGCTGAGCGTATGAAGCTCTGGTCCTTCCTGCTGTTCGCAGTAGTGATGACCGGTTTCATCTACCCCATGGAAGGTGCCTGGACCTGGGGCGGACAGTCCGTCTTCGGTATGTACACCCTCAGTGACCTTGGCTTCTCCGACTTCGCCGGCTCCGGTATCGTGCACATGGCCGGTGCGGCCGCCGCTCTCGCCGGTGTCCTGCTGCTGGGTGCTCGTAAGGGCAAGTACGGCCCCAATGGCCAGGTCAACGCCATCCCCGGTGCCAACCTGCCGCTGGCTACCCTGGGTACCTTCATCCTGTGGATGGGCTGGTTCGGCTTCAACGGTGGTTCCGTCCTCAAGCTGGGTGATGTGAGCAACGCCGCTTCTGTTGCCATGGTGTTCCTCAACACCAACGCCGCCGCTGCCGGTGGTGTTGTGGCTGCCCTGGTGGCTGCCCGCCTGCTGTTCGGCAAGGCTGACCTCACCATGGCCCTCAACGGCGCCCTCGCCGGGCTGGTGGCGATCACCGCTGAGCCCTCTACCCCCACTGCTTTCCAGGCCACCCTGATCGGTGCTATCGGTGGTGTGCTGGTGGTCTTCTCCATCCTGACCCTGGACAAGCTGAAGATCGATGATCCGGTTGGTGCCATCTCTGTACACGGTGTGGTGGGTCTGTTTGGTCTGCTGGTGGTACCGGCTACCAACAGCGGCTCCAGCTTCAGCGGCCAGCTGATCGGTGCCCTCACCATCTTCGTCTGGGTATTCGTCACCAGCCTGATCGTCTGGACCATCCTCAAGGCCGTGGCTGGAATCCGCGTCACCGAGGAGGAGGAGTACGAAGGTGTGGATCGTTCCGAGTGCGGAATGGAAGCCTACCCCGAGTTCACCAACACCTCCAAGTAA
- a CDS encoding lipopolysaccharide kinase InaA family protein — MTKHPTMPATLHTLDSLRLATHDLAPPFSIQLDEGAPWHCSAVLRMLPGRRVVLRLKRASEPPVVAKLFYRRKDYQREYDGHQQLQQQAIDTPAMVHHYQNPEAEQALVLYSFCAGQSLLQCWQQADQADQRLAILGRAVEACAHLHRAGLVQADIHLDNFLATDDHLQVIDCAGISAHPTPLDADRARDNLALLLAQLPATVEDWIAPLWQGYRRVVADPGFDSSALAEAVQRMRTRRWQHYRKKLYRDCSEFHCQARFNRWQVARRDALGPALEQLLVNPDPLIECGQLLKQGNTATVSRVEIEGHRWVVKRYNLKGAGHALSRGLRPSRAWHYWSNAYRLRFEGIATPTPLALVEERFGPLRRRAFLVMESVEGTDLHTALSQPARSPCPPERLKQQVVDLFDTLYRTRLSHGDLKASNLLVTAEGIQLIDLDSLRMHRRPGPLKSALRKDLDRFLRNWEGALREEFETLLAPVAKRLSA; from the coding sequence TTGACAAAGCACCCGACCATGCCCGCCACCCTCCACACCCTGGATTCGCTGCGCCTCGCCACCCATGATCTCGCACCCCCCTTTTCGATTCAACTCGACGAGGGAGCCCCCTGGCACTGCAGCGCCGTGCTGCGCATGTTGCCCGGACGGCGGGTGGTGCTGCGCCTCAAACGCGCCTCTGAGCCGCCGGTGGTGGCCAAGCTGTTCTACCGGCGCAAGGATTACCAGCGCGAATACGATGGCCACCAACAGCTGCAACAGCAGGCCATCGACACCCCGGCAATGGTGCACCACTACCAGAACCCGGAAGCTGAACAGGCGCTGGTGCTCTACAGCTTCTGCGCCGGCCAGTCGCTGCTGCAGTGCTGGCAACAGGCGGACCAGGCCGACCAGCGGTTAGCCATTCTGGGGCGCGCCGTGGAGGCCTGTGCCCACCTGCACCGTGCCGGGCTGGTGCAGGCCGATATCCACCTCGACAACTTCCTCGCCACCGATGATCACCTGCAGGTGATCGACTGCGCCGGCATCAGCGCCCACCCGACCCCGCTGGACGCCGACCGCGCCCGTGACAACCTCGCCCTGCTGCTGGCGCAGCTGCCCGCCACGGTGGAGGACTGGATCGCGCCCCTGTGGCAAGGTTACCGCCGGGTTGTCGCTGATCCAGGCTTCGACAGCAGCGCACTGGCCGAGGCGGTCCAGCGCATGCGAACCCGGCGCTGGCAGCACTACCGCAAGAAACTCTACCGCGACTGCAGCGAGTTCCACTGCCAGGCGCGTTTCAACCGCTGGCAGGTGGCACGACGGGACGCCCTCGGCCCCGCTCTGGAGCAGCTGCTGGTCAACCCCGATCCGCTGATCGAGTGCGGCCAGCTCCTCAAACAGGGCAATACCGCCACCGTCAGCCGGGTTGAGATTGAAGGGCATCGCTGGGTCGTCAAGCGCTACAACCTCAAGGGGGCGGGCCACGCCCTTAGCCGAGGGCTTCGCCCCAGTCGCGCCTGGCACTACTGGAGCAACGCCTATCGCCTGCGCTTCGAGGGCATCGCCACCCCCACTCCGCTGGCTCTGGTGGAGGAGCGTTTCGGCCCCCTGCGTCGGCGCGCCTTCCTGGTCATGGAGTCGGTTGAGGGCACCGACCTGCACACCGCCCTCAGCCAACCCGCCCGCTCCCCCTGCCCGCCGGAGCGGCTCAAGCAGCAGGTGGTAGATCTGTTCGACACCCTCTACCGCACGCGCCTCAGCCATGGGGACCTCAAGGCCAGCAATCTGCTGGTCACCGCCGAAGGGATCCAGCTGATCGACCTCGACAGTCTCAGGATGCACCGCCGCCCGGGGCCGCTCAAGAGCGCCCTGCGCAAGGATCTCGATCGCTTCCTGCGCAACTGGGAGGGGGCGCTTCGCGAAGAGTTTGAAACCCTGTTGGCACCGGTTGCCAAACGCCTGTCGGCCTGA
- a CDS encoding accessory factor UbiK family protein produces MINKMFIAGLSRQAAQILGGEKSQLHRDAEKNLQLLLQNALGKLNLVSRDEFDTQAAVLARTRARLEALEARYEALVSELEKRDQSPS; encoded by the coding sequence ATGATCAACAAGATGTTTATCGCCGGCCTTAGCCGGCAAGCCGCGCAGATCCTCGGCGGCGAAAAGTCCCAGCTCCACCGGGATGCGGAGAAGAACCTGCAGCTGCTGCTGCAGAACGCCTTAGGCAAGCTCAACCTGGTCAGCCGCGACGAGTTCGATACCCAGGCCGCCGTGCTGGCCCGCACCCGCGCCCGCCTCGAGGCCCTGGAGGCTCGTTATGAGGCGTTGGTGAGCGAGCTGGAAAAGCGCGACCAGTCCCCCTCCTGA
- the glnK gene encoding P-II family nitrogen regulator, translating into MKLVSAIVKPFKLDDVREALSEIGVQGVTVSEVKGFGRQKGHTELYRGAEYVVDFLPKVKLEIAISDELLDQVIEAISKAAHTGKIGDGKIFVTTVEQVIRIRTGETGTDAV; encoded by the coding sequence ATGAAGTTAGTTTCAGCAATTGTCAAACCGTTCAAGCTCGATGATGTGCGCGAAGCCCTCTCCGAGATTGGTGTTCAGGGCGTGACCGTGTCAGAGGTCAAGGGCTTCGGTCGCCAGAAGGGCCACACCGAGCTCTACCGTGGGGCCGAGTACGTCGTTGATTTCCTGCCCAAGGTCAAGCTGGAGATCGCCATCTCCGATGAGTTGCTTGATCAGGTGATCGAGGCTATTAGCAAGGCGGCCCATACCGGCAAGATCGGCGACGGCAAAATCTTTGTAACCACCGTTGAGCAGGTGATCCGGATTCGTACCGGTGAGACCGGCACCGACGCCGTCTAA